DNA from Eucalyptus grandis isolate ANBG69807.140 chromosome 5, ASM1654582v1, whole genome shotgun sequence:
TAGGTCACATTCCAACTTATGAACAAGAGGGAGGGCTACAATATCTAAACAAAAACCATGTCTTTATCTAATAACTCAAGTTTCGAATCAATTGACAGTGGTCTGATGAAATTCTATGGTGACAAAGTTTCCAAAATATTTCTCATTCAAAGTTATGTGACTGatgaacaaagaaaataaaaatggagcAATCATATGTGATGATGCAAAGTAGAAAGGGCCAAATTTAATGCATTGATGTAGATTTTGGTGAGCCATTATCCTATTGATACAACTAAGCACAATTTAAAGTTGAACACCACATTCTCTTACTCTAATATAATCAAATCCATCTAACCAGCTAAAATGACAgttaaagtttgctaaaaatctCAGATGAGCTCAAAAGACAGCTTCGTCTAAGCAAAACACACCATCAATTCAATGGCCATGAATGCTGTCAAAGTGATTCCATTTTCAAAAGTTATTGGTAACACAACTGATTCGGAAAGCACACTACGAACACCAAATCTATCTTGTTTGATATGACTAGGTTTCATAAGTTCAACTTCATTGAATTAGGAAATTCAGACAGGCGAGGCACCGACTGCTCATTTTTTATTGTCCCTCTAGGATTATGGATTCCACAAACAGCAACCAAACCCGAAATACAGAGTTTGCTGTGCTCTtaaattgttttgaaaaaatatatatattagattCTGATTAAACAAGATACCACAGTTGCAAGTCTCTTAGCCTAGTCTAGGCACCTTATTATATGGTTCCAGATgtgtcaagaaaagaaaaacagaaaatcttcaATGTCATCTAGTTTCTTAACCTGAACCATGGCTCACCTTCTACAACAGCAAAGGCCAacgaaaaaagaacataaaagcTGTCATCAACAGTTTAAATTTGAATCACTTACCATCCTCCACAATGAAGGCATCGGATGTGCCCTCAAGGACACGGATTCCCTCCCAATCAAACACAGTTTTGACTCCAAGCCTGAATTTCCCACTTCTCATCCAGCTTGATACATCATTGAAAGTGATAGCACCCAATGTCCCGATGCCTTTATCAAGGGTCACAGAGAGATCACCAATCAAGAGTGGCATATTCCCTTCTCGCCCCCTTAGTTCATTGCTCCCAAAGAACTCTTTAGTCCAATTTCTACCAGCTTCATCATCAAACTCACCTCCAATCACTGTCACCATCAACTTTAGCATTGACGAGGGTCCAGATTGCACAACCCTACCTGTACTGGAATCTACCAAGATGACATGAATAGGAGTTCCTGTCCCACCTTTAACTGGGTGACCTTTAACTAGGCTCGATGGTAGTGCAGTTATAAATTGAAGACGTAAATACTTTTCACTCTCACTGTCTTTACTCACTGATGCAGACCTGTTAATAGAAAGACGAATTAAGGATTCATCGAGAGACATTAACACTGCAGAAGATAGTGCCTACTACACCCACTATAAGGACAGCCTTCTTGCCAACAGCagtcttgcaaaaaaaaaaaaaaaaaaaaaaaaagaaatcatgctGGGGGCCAAATCCAACATATGAAATCATTCTAGCAGGTCATTCAGATTACCATAATAATTGGAATCAATTGACTATCAAAACCTACGATCTTTTAGTAATCACTAGCTTGAACACATTGATCTCACTTAGTCTTTGAAGTGTGGAAAAGAAGCACAGATACTAATACTcgtcataaaaagaaatgatgcCATCGTCCCTATTTTTGTCATCAACACATAGATATACTTGGTAGGAATCACGAATTAAAACAGTGTTGCAAATAAACTAAAGGTGAATTCCCGTGGAAGATCAATAAAAAAAGTGCAGAAACATTCTTAGTAATATTATCATTCACCACTGTCATATCTGATTCTAACTCTAGCAAATCATCCTGCTTTGTTGGTGAATCAGCTTGGCATGCATTTAAATCCAATCATCTCTAAAATGTCTCAACAAAAATGATTCTTACCAACAATTTAGCTTTTCTTCCAATAAAGAAAATTTGGTCTCATTCAGTAGATCACCAGTGAAATTCTCATtcataaattctgaaaaatcaGGAAGTTCACTGAGTTTCTCAAGATCAAGTGGCttcctaattttttctttcattgtgtTGAAATTCTCCATTAGTAACGCATTTGTCCTCAAATATAGATAATCGTCCATCACTGCAGACATCAATGGCTCCCTCTTCTCAGTTTGAGCAGTTTTAAATGCACTCAAACTCCGCCAGCAGAACGAAGTGCTGCAGGGTTGGCTTAGGATTCGAATTGCATACTTCTTCAATACAGGAAGGACATCACCGCAATAGTCCCACCAGTCACCTTTACAATCAACACTATTAGTATACATTTttcacattgaaaaaaaatatctgAAATTAAATCAACACAGTTAATTGATTAAAGAATAGATGCTTACAAGGGTGAGATGTTCCCAACATTGTCTTTGCTATACTAGTGAACAACCTTGGCTCTTTGTTACGATAGAGCAGcatttcttccacaaattttttcttttcttcaacacCTACCAATTTTTCCAATATGAAATTCAAGCCATTTTTAATTGCATCATTCTCTATGAACTTCTCACCACACATGTAAGCAGGGTTAagaaaagcagcagcagcatatAATGGATGAATGATTTCAACCCGCCATTCCTTGAATATCTTCCATAAAGCCTGATACTTAGGAACATTAGTCTCATATATTTGTCTAATAGCCTCATCTGCCATTTCCACGGCTGCATACAAGAACCCAAAAGTAGCGCTGTAGCCATCAACTAGACAGAGGACTCGAAATATCGGTTCTAAAGCATGCAAGACTTTTTTCCCTTCAGTCCAAAATTCAGAACTGCGAATGATCTCACCCACTTCTATGCCTGAATCATCCTTCTCTAAACCCAATGAAAGCCACTCAGATGATGAAACAAGTGATCGCAGCTTAGTTTCAAGCCTCATGATTGATTGAAGCAAATAATAGTTTGagtaaaattttgttcttgaTGATTGTTGCAACTGCCAGTAGTTTGTGGACTGCTTCATCGATGATAAGATTCCATAATGCTTGTGAATCTTAGTGACAACTGCTCTTGCTTGATCAAATGCCTTTTGAATCCATGGGATACAATCACATATATCCTCGAAGAGTGATTTTGTTTCCTGGGCAACACATGTAGTCTTGTACACATGGGAATGGTCGTCCTTCGGCATAATTTCAAAAAGACATTCTCCTCTCGGATCAGTTCTGGTTATGTGCTGCACGATGTTGTTGGCCCCAATTTCTTGAGtgacaaaatataaaatctcgTCCACCAAATCTAAGGGGATTTCCAACGCATTCAATAGGATCACCCCTTCAATTGAATAAGCAAAGATAGACATGAAGGATCTCTTCTCACGCCGCCAAACATTATAGATGAGTGTGCAGCCAGTTCTAACCCATGATTTCTTCACATTTGCCACATACTCTCCAATTTCCTTTTGCAAATCAGGCACTAACTTTGTTTTGACTACCGCACAACATGGCAACTTATAATGAGAACCGTGTTTAGCCACAGCATTCACAAAGTCAATGAAGGATGGTCTCCGCACAATGTCGACATCATCACCATTAAAGAGGATGAACTTAACAAGCAATTTATCCGGCATAACGTCGGCCTTACTGATATGCATTTTAAGTGAGGTCTCTTCGGTCTTACCTGAACAGGCTTCAGCCTTCGCTCTTTTATTAAGACCAGGACTTGCCTCAGTAGCAGCAATTTGAACATCTTCAGGGACCTTGGTGCATATATCTATACCACCGCCTTTAATTCCAGATAAATGTGATTTAACTCTCGGAATACCACCAGCAAATTTTCTATCGCAAAACTTGCACTTAAATTTGCCATCCAGAGGCTCTACATATTCCCAAAATCGATCTCTCTTTCTGACCATGTCTACTTCCTTCGCCTATATACACAAAAGAGGAGCGAATTAAATTTTCCCTTCAATAGTCAAGTTATTGACAACACAACCCATGTCTTACAGTATATGCAAGTAAGGTTTAGCCCCACATATTGCCTTAAAACCTTTGCTAAGCAATAATTAAACCCCTGCACTGAAATGTCACGCAATTGGCATTCACTCTAATGTCCCTCCTTCATCAAAAACAAGGGAGTTTCACCAGAATTTTTGGTGGGCCTACAAAACTTAAGGAAGCTTTTTTCCCACTAtgaatatatatacacacattgTTATGAGAGCTCCAATTCATAAGACTGATATTTAAGTTGACCTTCAATTGAACAGAGATAGAAGTTGAAATATCTTGAacgaaaaatgaaattcaatattttgaggtcaaaattaaatgagattggTAGCTATATATAAATAGTCCGGGTTCTTCAAGAGAGAGGAACGCGGAATTTAGTCAAAGGCTACATCTTTACACAATAATTGTTTATTTAGGGGCATTTATCCCCAACCAATAGGTATAGGAAAGAAATAGAATTAGCTAtattaatctaacatgaaaatCTGCTATTCAGCAAATACCGAAACAAATGATATACTCAAGATCTAATATTGTCTCTAATATTCTCTAATTAGGAATATTCTCTTATACGCATAAATTCACTTCAACGTTGGACACTAGCTTGCTTCTTGAGAGCAATACAGAGGATCTAGAATTGCAGCTAACCACTCAAAACCAACATGACTACAAAAATGAGGAAAGcgcttgaaataattgaaaCGCCCAGAATCCTCAACCAACTATCGTCTATCATATTCACATCCatagaagttgagagagagacTAGAGAAAGACCTGATAGTAGCACGAAGAAGAAGCTGAGTTAAGCGAAATTTCTCGCGGCGCAACACCTGAAGAGGGAAGAGCAATCAGATCACCAACTTACAGAGAGTCGgggagagcgagcgagagagagagagcgcttcTTGGATAGGTGCTTGAATTTCGCTGGTTTATATACAGGTgctgtgtttcttttttgcttctttctggTTTGGTCTGCGGTCAACATTGtttgatgtttcttttttcccgCGGTCTGCGTCAAATTGGCAGGGCACGTTTCGTTCACTCGCATGCGTACATACGCGAATGGTTGCGAAAAGCAAAAGTACGCGTTCTTTTCAAAGTCACGGCTCTTACGTTTGTTTCGTCGGTTTCGTTAGCTTCGCAACAGTCTTGAGCTATTCTTCTCCCTTTCACATTATCCAACCACTCTGTCGGATCCAACACATCTTTTATGTGTACTCAAACCTAAACTCAGATAACTTATTCCAATTGACAACAAGTTTCTCACGCGAGTCTGAATTAAATTATTTCCAACGAATAAAAAGTAGATAtgtattcaaaattattttaatatatacatataaaaacTATTCATCCGCACATGAACATTACTTGGAATGAAAAGTTACTACCcacttaaaaaatttatttctgatgctaaaatttgttgagaaaatgatcaattttttcTCTATGACATGGGGTTAAAATTACTTTATTGGTTTTAAAGTTAACATTAACATAGAGAATTTGCCAACTATTGAAAGGTTGAAGTTTAATTTTTCTAGTTCGGAGTTACTTATGACATAAGAAATATTACTCATCAGTAGCTACGTGTTTTttagtttaaagaaaaaaaagggataaatgcattcaaaattctaaaacttgtcacgaaagtgaaATTGattaatcttaaaacttgtcaaattagtgcaattaaatcttttcattatttttgccCAATTAGGCTAACGAAAAATGTTGatgttgtttttttaatattttctctcttacaaAGTATTGACCTTactaaaatatgaaatataagACTAAAATGTCGTCATTTTAGCTTCAATCATATTTTTAAaccttaattaaataaaattataagataaaaggcattttaaaaaaaattacaaaaaagaatgaaaaaaaaaagggcaagggCTAAGGCAAGGGCCGCTGCTGCCCCCACTGTCGCAAGAAAGTGTCAATGGGGGCTCGGCGAGGGCTAGTGGGGCCATCGGCCCTCGACCAGACAGCAAAAGGGTGCCTCACATGGGCTAGCCCTCACTACGATATGGTTGATTGCTTGATTTAGGCGAGGGTTGGCGATCCTCACTTAGATATGAGTGGAGGGCTATAATCGCTCACTCTAGGTGAGGTTAACGGGCCCTCACTTGCGGTCAACAAGGGTCACTGGCCCTTGCCGAGCCTTGCTGACCTATTTAGGCAACGATGAAAGATATCTTGTCGTGGGAGCAACCCCAGCAAAACAACCTCTTTTCTCTGTCGTccctcgctctccctctctgtgAGAATTCTGCAATGGTGCTGTCGATGTAAAATGGAGAAAATGCAGTCCCCTCCTCCACAAAATGGTTCCCTGCCGCCACCGTTTGTCCCCC
Protein-coding regions in this window:
- the LOC104446722 gene encoding uncharacterized protein LOC104446722; its protein translation is MKQSTNYWQLQQSSRTKFYSNYYLLQSIMRLETKLRSLVSSSEWLSLGLEKDDSGIEVGEIIRSSEFWTEGKKVLHALEPIFRVLCLVDGYSATFGFLYAAVEMADEAIRQIYETNVPKYQALWKIFKEWRVEIIHPLYAAAAFLNPAYMCGEKFIENDAIKNGLNFILEKLVGVEEKKKFVEEMLLYRNKEPRLFTSIAKTMLGTSHPCDWWDYCGDVLPVLKKYAIRILSQPCSTSFCWRSLSAFKTAQTEKREPLMSAVMDDYLYLRTNALLMENFNTMKEKIRKPLDLEKLSELPDFSEFMNENFTGDLLNETKFSLLEEKLNCWSASVSKDSESEKYLRLQFITALPSSLVKGHPVKGGTGTPIHVILVDSSTGRVVQSGPSSMLKLMVTVIGGEFDDEAGRNWTKEFFGSNELRGREGNMPLLIGDLSVTLDKGIGTLGAITFNDVSSWMRSGKFRLGVKTVFDWEGIRVLEGTSDAFIVEDGK